One Bradyrhizobium zhanjiangense DNA segment encodes these proteins:
- a CDS encoding serine hydrolase domain-containing protein, with amino-acid sequence MSNSAKAYWREFARILREGAESSEARAGFCPSRKECERAARMRRRRFISLLGGAALAPLSALPVYADPSGARGVPLARDDGWPVGPVNDDGLVNRDALCEMADRLASSDANIHAVLVVRNGKLAFERYFKGAEEVPGHIYGRLVETVAFDADTLHDMKSVSKSVASLAVGIAIDRGLIRSVDEPIWSFFPELADLRSPEKDRIRLAHVLTMSMGLKWVEATPAAGDYDNDEARMHMAWDPCRYVLGLPVTAAAGQEFFYNTGALTLVSAIIRKATGRPLDEFAHETLFEPLGITSTAWGRYRGDTDAGGGLRLRPRDMAKIGQLVLAGGRWNDRQIVSKAWIDASTAEKIKGTDDQSYGYLWWRGQARLNHGKVNWIGALGRGGQSIRIVPELDLVVAVTAGYYQDYSPQAFRLQFGVFRDVLRAIPPPA; translated from the coding sequence ATGAGCAATTCTGCAAAGGCCTATTGGCGTGAGTTCGCGCGTATTCTCAGGGAGGGTGCGGAGTCCAGCGAGGCCCGCGCCGGCTTTTGCCCGTCTCGCAAAGAGTGTGAACGAGCAGCTCGGATGAGACGGCGCCGGTTCATTTCACTTCTCGGGGGAGCCGCATTGGCGCCTCTCTCCGCGCTGCCAGTGTATGCGGACCCATCGGGCGCCCGCGGCGTTCCGCTTGCGCGAGACGATGGCTGGCCGGTCGGTCCCGTCAATGACGATGGGCTCGTCAATCGGGACGCGCTGTGCGAGATGGCTGATCGGCTCGCATCAAGCGATGCCAATATTCATGCCGTGCTGGTCGTCCGCAACGGCAAGCTGGCGTTCGAGCGGTACTTCAAGGGAGCCGAAGAGGTACCCGGCCATATTTACGGCCGCCTGGTGGAAACCGTCGCCTTTGATGCTGACACGCTGCATGACATGAAGTCAGTTTCGAAGAGCGTCGCGTCCCTCGCAGTCGGAATCGCGATCGATCGCGGGTTGATACGCAGCGTCGACGAACCGATCTGGAGCTTCTTCCCCGAGCTGGCCGACCTGCGCTCCCCTGAAAAGGACCGCATCCGGCTGGCGCACGTGCTGACCATGTCGATGGGTCTGAAGTGGGTCGAAGCGACGCCGGCAGCGGGGGACTACGACAACGACGAGGCGCGCATGCATATGGCATGGGATCCGTGCCGTTACGTTCTCGGTCTTCCAGTGACCGCCGCGGCGGGGCAGGAGTTCTTCTATAACACCGGCGCGCTCACGCTGGTGTCGGCTATCATCCGCAAGGCGACCGGACGTCCCCTCGACGAGTTTGCGCATGAGACGTTGTTCGAGCCTCTGGGGATCACCAGCACAGCGTGGGGTCGGTACAGGGGAGATACCGATGCCGGAGGGGGATTGCGCTTGCGACCGCGCGATATGGCCAAGATCGGCCAGCTGGTTCTTGCGGGCGGTCGCTGGAACGACCGCCAGATCGTTTCCAAGGCATGGATCGACGCCTCGACGGCAGAGAAGATCAAAGGGACGGACGATCAATCCTACGGATATCTGTGGTGGCGTGGCCAAGCGCGGCTCAATCACGGGAAGGTCAACTGGATCGGCGCGCTTGGTCGCGGCGGGCAGTCGATCCGCATCGTCCCGGAGCTCGATCTCGTCGTCGCGGTGACCGCGGGTTACTATCAGGACTACAGCCCGCAAGCGTTTCGATTGCAATTCGGCGTATTCCGGGACGTGTTGCGCGCGA